A single Tuberibacillus sp. Marseille-P3662 DNA region contains:
- a CDS encoding GbsR/MarR family transcriptional regulator yields the protein MDDQSLEKVTHARKQFAEKIADNMHTFGVSTTVGRVLGIIYMNREPMTLDELSEETGMSKTRMSQVVREMIDLNIAEKVFEKGVRKDLFNVERDYYQTFISLFTTNWRKAINKNKMFERKLKEDLVALDESNDLTADVEQKVNELLEETKVWVEYYDWISRLIEFFESGEVFKHVPKHQ from the coding sequence ATGGATGATCAATCACTAGAAAAGGTGACTCATGCTAGAAAACAGTTTGCAGAGAAAATCGCCGATAACATGCATACGTTCGGTGTTTCCACGACAGTTGGCCGCGTGCTCGGGATTATCTATATGAACCGTGAACCCATGACGCTAGATGAATTGTCAGAGGAAACGGGCATGAGTAAGACAAGAATGAGCCAAGTCGTTCGCGAAATGATTGATTTAAATATTGCGGAAAAAGTGTTTGAAAAAGGCGTACGTAAAGACTTGTTCAATGTTGAACGGGATTACTATCAAACGTTTATATCACTATTCACAACGAATTGGCGCAAAGCGATTAATAAAAATAAAATGTTTGAACGTAAACTAAAGGAAGATTTAGTAGCGCTTGATGAGAGCAACGACTTAACAGCTGATGTTGAGCAAAAGGTTAATGAATTATTAGAAGAAACAAAAGTTTGGGTTGAATATTACGATTGGATCAGTCGGCTGATTGAATTCTTTGAAAGCGGCGAGGTCTTTAAACATGTACCAAAACATCAATGA
- a CDS encoding L-carnitine dehydrogenase — protein sequence MEHQETTVKQVAVVGTGVIGNGWIARFLSQGYEVIASDPAEGAESSMRKAIDHAWPALEKQGLAEGASRDRLYFEPNLEKAVSQADFIQENVPEREPLKRKVLADIDRFAKPDAIMASSTSGIMPSTLQADCNHPERVIVAHPFNPVYLIPLVELVGGQNTDSNVIHKARQFYDSLHMKPLIVEREIEGHVADRLMEAIWREALHIVNDGVATTEEVDASIVYGPGLRWALMGPFLTLHLAGGEQGMRHMLEQFGPALKLPWTKLEAPELTDELAQRVVEGCEQQTQGHSVTELNQRRDDFLIELTDLLEKYWPAANLNGRI from the coding sequence ATGGAACATCAAGAAACAACTGTTAAACAAGTAGCTGTTGTCGGCACAGGGGTCATCGGCAACGGCTGGATTGCTCGATTTTTATCCCAAGGTTATGAAGTGATCGCTTCAGATCCAGCCGAAGGGGCTGAATCAAGTATGAGAAAAGCGATTGATCATGCATGGCCAGCTCTTGAGAAACAAGGTTTAGCTGAAGGGGCTTCACGGGATCGTCTATATTTTGAGCCAAATCTTGAGAAAGCCGTTAGCCAGGCTGATTTTATCCAAGAAAATGTGCCTGAGCGCGAACCACTAAAGCGCAAAGTTTTAGCCGATATTGATCGTTTTGCTAAACCGGATGCCATCATGGCTTCCAGTACGTCTGGTATTATGCCAAGTACATTACAGGCTGATTGTAACCACCCTGAACGAGTGATTGTTGCGCATCCATTTAACCCGGTTTATTTGATCCCGCTTGTTGAACTTGTTGGCGGTCAAAATACGGATTCTAACGTCATTCATAAAGCTAGACAATTTTATGATTCACTTCATATGAAGCCTCTTATTGTTGAACGGGAAATTGAAGGCCATGTAGCAGACAGACTGATGGAAGCTATCTGGCGTGAAGCGCTACATATTGTTAATGACGGCGTCGCTACAACTGAAGAAGTGGATGCATCGATTGTATACGGTCCTGGTTTACGCTGGGCCTTAATGGGGCCATTCCTAACGCTACACTTAGCAGGGGGAGAACAAGGCATGCGGCACATGCTAGAACAATTTGGTCCTGCCTTGAAACTCCCGTGGACAAAACTCGAAGCTCCAGAGCTGACGGATGAACTGGCTCAGCGCGTGGTTGAAGGCTGTGAACAACAGACGCAAGGGCATTCAGTGACTGAACTGAATCAACGCCGAGATGATTTTCTTATCGAATTGACCGATTTGCTTGAAAAATATTGGCCGGCTGCTAATCTGAACGGCCGCATATAG
- a CDS encoding FAD-dependent oxidoreductase, protein MPTSPEPYWRDSVQLPSFDRLTEDQDADVVIVGGGITGITAAYLLVKEGYQVVLLEASNILNGTTGHTTAKITAQHGLIYDEFIQHFGEDKARQYYEANMDALRFIQQTVTDRDIDCDYTEEDAYIYTNSDRYVDKIHKEAQAYHELGIDGGTVSQMPLDVQMKKAIVMKQQAQFHPLKYLAHLVHAITQAGGQIYEYTTAVDADDKGQQPTVVTREGHEVKGDYVLSCSHFPFNDVKGFYFSRLTANRSYIIGIEAEKDFPDGMYITAEQPTRSLRSVTIDGKPMVLVAGESHKTGQGVDMIQHYEALESFAEETLGIKNFKYRWSAQDLTTLDKIPYIGPITGRHPNLLVATGYRKWGMTGGTAAALLMKDYVMDHDSPYKNLFMPSRFQADPSLKKFLKQNADVAGHLIKGKFEPAAKKLDDLSVDDGAVVIHQGRRIGAYKDHDSELHTVDTTCTHMGCEVEWNHGDRTWDCPCHGSRFSIKGEVIEGPAEQPLQQIKL, encoded by the coding sequence ATGCCAACATCACCTGAGCCATATTGGCGTGATTCCGTTCAATTACCATCATTCGATCGACTGACGGAAGATCAGGACGCTGATGTTGTGATCGTTGGTGGCGGCATAACTGGTATTACGGCGGCTTATTTACTTGTGAAAGAAGGTTATCAGGTTGTTCTATTAGAAGCCAGTAATATACTAAATGGGACCACAGGTCACACAACGGCCAAAATCACTGCCCAGCACGGATTAATCTATGACGAATTCATTCAGCACTTTGGTGAAGACAAAGCACGGCAATATTATGAGGCGAATATGGATGCCCTCCGTTTCATCCAACAAACGGTGACGGATCGTGATATTGATTGTGATTATACTGAAGAGGATGCGTATATCTATACAAATTCCGATCGTTATGTTGACAAAATTCATAAAGAGGCTCAGGCCTATCACGAACTCGGTATTGATGGGGGTACTGTCAGCCAAATGCCGCTTGATGTTCAGATGAAAAAAGCGATTGTCATGAAGCAACAAGCCCAGTTTCATCCGCTGAAATATTTGGCCCATTTGGTTCATGCAATCACTCAAGCTGGTGGTCAGATCTATGAATACACCACCGCGGTGGATGCAGATGACAAAGGACAGCAACCGACCGTAGTTACGAGAGAGGGTCATGAAGTCAAAGGTGATTATGTGCTTTCTTGTTCACATTTTCCCTTTAATGATGTCAAAGGTTTTTATTTTTCCCGGCTGACAGCTAATCGCTCCTATATTATTGGCATCGAAGCCGAAAAGGATTTTCCCGATGGCATGTATATTACGGCAGAACAACCGACACGGTCGCTGCGATCGGTGACGATTGATGGCAAACCTATGGTTTTGGTAGCGGGTGAAAGCCATAAAACCGGCCAAGGTGTGGACATGATCCAACATTACGAGGCTCTGGAAAGCTTTGCGGAAGAGACACTCGGGATTAAAAACTTCAAATACCGCTGGTCGGCACAAGACTTAACGACTCTAGATAAAATCCCATATATCGGTCCGATTACCGGTCGTCATCCAAATTTGCTTGTCGCGACGGGGTATCGGAAGTGGGGCATGACAGGTGGAACAGCTGCAGCCTTGCTTATGAAGGACTATGTCATGGATCATGACTCACCCTACAAAAATTTATTTATGCCATCACGCTTTCAAGCAGATCCAAGTCTCAAGAAATTCTTAAAGCAAAACGCCGATGTCGCCGGTCATTTAATTAAAGGGAAGTTCGAGCCAGCAGCTAAGAAATTAGATGACTTATCCGTTGATGACGGTGCTGTTGTCATCCATCAGGGCCGCAGAATCGGCGCCTATAAAGATCATGACAGCGAACTACATACCGTCGATACAACGTGTACCCATATGGGCTGCGAAGTTGAATGGAACCATGGCGACCGAACGTGGGACTGCCCGTGTCACGGTTCAAGATTCTCAATCAAAGGTGAAGTGATCGAAGGACCGGCGGAACAACCGTTACAACAAATCAAACTATAG
- a CDS encoding osmoprotectant ABC transporter substrate-binding protein, translated as MKTSRKIVLLFVVTIILLSGCSLPGLSGPSEKTVTIGTLGTSESKTIGNMIKQMIEHNTDLQVEMVGNLGSSTVQHKAMMSGDIDITATRYTGTDIVGALNMDPITDPEKALKTVKREFDQRFNQTWFDSYGFANSYAFTVTSQLAKNKHLETVSDLEKYASDLRLGVDSAWIERKGVGYDAFVKEYGFEFNRVYPMQLGLVYQAVANGKMDVVLAYTTDGRIEDFNLVTLKDNKHFFPPYDASPVARNEVLKKHPELRDILNQLAGKISTKTMRKLNYKADVKLKEPSIIAKNFLEKHHYFKNKE; from the coding sequence CTGAAAACATCTCGCAAAATCGTTTTATTATTCGTCGTTACCATCATATTGCTCAGCGGTTGTTCTCTTCCCGGCTTAAGCGGGCCTTCTGAGAAAACCGTAACGATTGGAACTTTAGGCACATCTGAGTCCAAGACCATTGGTAACATGATCAAGCAAATGATTGAACATAACACAGATCTGCAGGTTGAAATGGTTGGTAATCTGGGATCATCCACGGTTCAACACAAAGCCATGATGAGCGGTGATATCGATATTACTGCGACCCGATATACTGGAACTGATATCGTGGGTGCACTGAACATGGACCCCATTACAGACCCAGAAAAGGCTCTTAAAACGGTTAAGAGAGAATTTGATCAACGCTTTAACCAGACTTGGTTTGATTCCTATGGATTCGCGAATTCGTATGCTTTTACGGTTACAAGCCAATTAGCCAAAAATAAACATTTAGAAACGGTATCAGATTTAGAAAAATATGCTTCAGATCTTAGGCTGGGTGTCGATAGTGCCTGGATCGAACGTAAGGGTGTTGGCTATGATGCATTTGTTAAGGAATACGGGTTTGAGTTTAACCGTGTTTATCCCATGCAGTTGGGTCTCGTCTACCAAGCCGTTGCTAATGGGAAGATGGATGTCGTTTTAGCTTACACGACGGATGGGCGTATCGAAGACTTTAACCTCGTCACCTTAAAAGATAATAAGCATTTCTTCCCACCTTATGATGCTTCACCCGTTGCTAGGAATGAAGTGCTGAAAAAACACCCTGAACTGCGTGATATCTTAAATCAATTAGCAGGCAAGATCAGTACGAAAACGATGCGCAAATTGAACTATAAAGCTGATGTCAAACTGAAGGAACCATCCATTATAGCCAAAAATTTTCTTGAAAAACATCACTACTTCAAGAACAAAGAATGA
- a CDS encoding 3-keto-5-aminohexanoate cleavage protein, producing the protein MQKKVIFTAAITGAGDTTEKSPHVPVTPEAIAESAIEAAKAGAAIAHIHVRDPKTGKLSHDTNLFREVVERVRESDTDVILNLTAGGGGDWVPNAENPLTAGEGTDIQRPEERHEPVGELLPEICTLDCGSVNFGEQIYMSPTHWLRRQAALIQKSGVKPELECFDTGQVRFANQLKSEGLIDGDPLFQFCLGIPWAAEADAETMLTMRNKVSDHAHWTAFGIGRQQLPMAAQSVLLGGHVRVGLEDNLYLEKGVLGTNAQLVDKAVSMIDKLGPKPMSPSEAREQLGLRNPHGKAE; encoded by the coding sequence ATGCAAAAAAAAGTGATCTTTACAGCAGCGATAACAGGGGCAGGGGACACAACAGAAAAAAGTCCACATGTTCCCGTGACACCGGAGGCAATTGCTGAATCAGCTATTGAAGCAGCAAAAGCGGGGGCCGCGATTGCGCACATTCATGTTCGTGATCCAAAGACCGGTAAACTCAGCCACGATACGAATCTATTTCGTGAAGTTGTTGAACGTGTCCGAGAATCTGACACTGATGTCATTTTAAATTTAACCGCAGGCGGTGGCGGTGATTGGGTTCCCAACGCAGAAAATCCTTTAACAGCTGGAGAAGGCACTGATATTCAACGGCCTGAAGAGCGTCACGAACCTGTTGGTGAACTACTACCGGAAATCTGTACGCTTGATTGCGGTAGTGTTAATTTCGGTGAACAAATTTACATGAGTCCGACCCATTGGCTGCGCAGGCAAGCTGCTCTCATTCAAAAAAGTGGTGTCAAACCGGAACTTGAGTGTTTTGACACTGGACAGGTCCGGTTTGCGAATCAGTTAAAGAGTGAAGGATTGATTGACGGCGATCCATTATTCCAATTTTGTCTCGGTATTCCATGGGCAGCAGAAGCCGATGCGGAAACCATGTTAACTATGCGAAATAAGGTATCGGATCATGCCCACTGGACAGCATTTGGTATCGGGCGCCAGCAACTGCCGATGGCTGCACAGTCGGTTCTGCTTGGCGGACACGTCCGTGTTGGCTTGGAAGACAACCTTTATCTAGAAAAAGGTGTGCTTGGGACGAATGCCCAATTGGTAGACAAAGCGGTCTCAATGATTGACAAGCTTGGACCCAAACCAATGTCACCGAGTGAAGCACGCGAACAGTTAGGACTTAGAAACCCACATGGAAAGGCTGAATAG
- a CDS encoding ABC transporter permease produces the protein METIEQLGTYYSQNLEYVWSQFFRHFLMSAYGVLFAAIVAIPVGILIARRYKLSTWVISLTNIIQTIPALAMLAVLMLVLGLGANTVVVGLFLYSLLPILKNTYTGIRSVDSAILESGHAMGMTKFQVLRMVELPLALSVIMAGIRTAFVIAIGIATIGTFIGAGGLGSIIVRGTNATNGAAIILAGAIPTALMAVIADIVLGWIERVLSPTKGQSTDKANKAA, from the coding sequence GTGGAAACGATTGAGCAATTAGGTACGTATTATTCACAAAATCTCGAATATGTTTGGTCACAATTTTTTCGACACTTTTTAATGTCAGCTTATGGTGTTTTATTTGCTGCGATTGTCGCCATTCCGGTCGGAATTTTAATTGCACGGCGCTACAAATTAAGCACTTGGGTCATTTCCCTGACAAATATCATTCAAACCATTCCCGCATTGGCCATGTTAGCTGTTCTTATGCTTGTCTTGGGATTAGGTGCCAATACCGTTGTTGTGGGGTTATTTCTCTATTCATTACTACCAATCCTTAAAAATACATATACTGGAATACGCAGTGTAGACAGTGCTATCCTTGAATCTGGACATGCGATGGGTATGACTAAATTTCAAGTCTTGCGGATGGTTGAATTACCGCTTGCGCTATCAGTGATTATGGCCGGTATTCGAACAGCATTTGTCATCGCCATCGGGATTGCGACGATCGGGACATTTATCGGAGCTGGCGGTCTAGGTTCAATTATTGTCCGCGGTACCAATGCCACGAATGGTGCAGCCATTATTTTGGCGGGAGCAATTCCAACAGCTTTAATGGCAGTCATTGCCGATATTGTTTTGGGATGGATCGAACGGGTGCTCTCACCGACCAAAGGTCAATCAACCGATAAGGCAAACAAGGCAGCATGA
- a CDS encoding ABC transporter permease, with protein sequence MEAFFNFLANNGTQLLLKTWEHFYISLTAVALGVLVAVPLGIFLTRVPKISGAVMSIVGIIQTFPSLAILAFFIPILGIGKIPAIVALFFYSVLPILRNTYTGVKDVDQSLLESGRGMGMKGWECIRYVEVPLALPVIMAGIRVSTVYLIGWATLASFIGAGGLGDYIFNGLNLYRPDFIIAGAVPSTLLALVTDLLFGRLESWLTPNGIKNTKEAA encoded by the coding sequence TTGGAAGCTTTCTTTAATTTCTTAGCAAACAATGGAACACAGCTACTCCTTAAAACATGGGAGCATTTTTATATTTCGTTAACGGCCGTCGCCCTCGGCGTGTTAGTGGCAGTCCCGCTGGGCATTTTTCTAACTCGCGTGCCCAAAATTTCCGGAGCCGTCATGAGCATTGTCGGAATCATACAAACCTTTCCGAGTCTAGCCATTTTAGCCTTTTTCATTCCGATTCTCGGCATTGGTAAAATTCCAGCAATAGTTGCCCTATTTTTCTATTCCGTTTTGCCGATATTGCGGAATACGTACACAGGTGTCAAAGATGTTGATCAAAGTCTATTAGAATCTGGCCGCGGTATGGGCATGAAAGGTTGGGAATGTATCCGTTATGTTGAAGTCCCGCTCGCTCTACCCGTGATTATGGCCGGCATTCGGGTCTCTACAGTGTATTTAATCGGGTGGGCCACGCTTGCTTCTTTCATTGGAGCTGGTGGTTTAGGTGATTATATTTTCAATGGGCTCAACTTATATCGCCCCGACTTTATCATAGCCGGCGCCGTGCCATCGACATTGTTAGCTTTGGTGACCGATCTCCTCTTCGGTCGTCTGGAAAGCTGGCTAACGCCTAACGGAATAAAAAATACAAAAGAAGCCGCTTAG
- a CDS encoding MetQ/NlpA family ABC transporter substrate-binding protein, with product MKRLLLLLITVLVTVGLAACGQSSSEGNGDGPTKLVVGATPTPHAEVLEKAKPILKEKGIDLEIKQFQDYTTPNKFLSKGELDANYFQHQPYLKKQKQEFGYNFVSAGKIHIEPMGVYSQKYDSLEDIPKGGKIIMSNSVADTGRMLMLLQKGGLIKLDPDVDPVKARIDDIVENPKNITFDKIDPGMLSRTYQNGEGDAVIINTNYALDAGLNPTEDAVVMEDSESPYVNLVVVKKEDKDNQAIQTLVDVLHSEKIQNFIKEEYKGAVVPVGGNSSK from the coding sequence ATGAAGAGATTGTTACTTTTATTAATAACCGTTCTTGTGACGGTTGGATTAGCGGCGTGTGGTCAAAGCAGTTCGGAAGGTAACGGTGATGGACCAACAAAATTAGTTGTCGGTGCGACACCTACGCCACACGCTGAGGTTTTAGAAAAAGCTAAGCCGATTTTAAAAGAAAAAGGCATCGATCTTGAAATTAAGCAATTCCAAGACTATACAACACCTAATAAATTTTTAAGTAAAGGCGAATTGGATGCCAACTATTTTCAACATCAGCCATATTTGAAAAAGCAAAAACAGGAATTTGGTTATAACTTTGTGAGCGCTGGAAAAATTCATATTGAACCGATGGGTGTTTACTCACAGAAATATGATAGCTTAGAGGATATTCCGAAGGGCGGCAAAATCATCATGAGTAACTCGGTTGCGGATACAGGACGGATGCTAATGCTTTTGCAAAAAGGCGGTTTAATTAAACTTGATCCGGATGTGGATCCCGTTAAAGCTCGCATCGATGATATTGTTGAAAATCCGAAGAATATCACATTTGATAAAATCGATCCGGGTATGTTATCACGGACTTATCAAAACGGTGAAGGCGATGCAGTTATCATTAATACCAACTATGCCTTGGATGCTGGATTGAATCCGACGGAAGATGCCGTGGTTATGGAAGATTCAGAGTCACCTTATGTCAATCTTGTCGTCGTTAAAAAGGAAGACAAAGATAACCAAGCTATCCAGACGCTGGTTGATGTTTTGCACTCTGAAAAGATACAAAACTTTATCAAAGAAGAATATAAAGGCGCTGTTGTGCCCGTCGGCGGCAATAGCAGCAAGTAA
- a CDS encoding CocE/NonD family hydrolase: protein MTSSQILVEKNIPCTMRDGTILYADIYRPNHNGPFPVLLTRIPYNKDLPMFSHRYIDTHRLVMNGYVVIIQDVRGRFASDGDFLPFVNEAEDGYDTVEWAASLPYSTGKVGMFGLSYYGFTQLLAASARPPHLECMVPAMTLNDQRNSLAFNNGPYELGLFETWTLESIVPDLVKRTYTEPDTYKKKMMTMAEFYNDIQNWYPYAPVNEWPPVQELGVADFFVQSLTKDLDDDDWRKTSITHKYESFDVPAYHIGGWYDALLPSTIDNFTEMKKNIEGSHGENKQKLIIGPWGHGDFGSVIGERSFGIHASEDWINYHEDLTDLHLRWFDYWLKGIETHITDEAPIKLFVMGINQWRDEQEWPLARTQYIPYYFHSNGRANTKDGDGRLAPEEPIHEPTDHFLYDPADPVPTHGGPTLYSGIQTMGPRDQRSIEERTDVLVYSSEGLEKSLEVTGPVKVYLWAKSDAPDTDFSAKLIDVCPDGTAYHLTEGIVRAKYRNGFTPEEPLSGEVTQYEIDLWATSYVFLPDHCVRVEISSSSFPRFDTNLNTGETMISSDTFQTAKQTIFHEQDYPSHILLPIIN, encoded by the coding sequence ATGACAAGCTCACAAATCCTTGTTGAGAAAAACATCCCTTGTACCATGCGAGATGGTACGATCTTATACGCAGATATTTATCGTCCGAATCACAACGGCCCCTTCCCTGTCTTGCTGACACGAATCCCCTATAATAAAGATTTACCTATGTTCTCGCATCGTTATATCGACACACACCGGCTTGTCATGAACGGCTATGTCGTCATCATTCAAGATGTGCGCGGACGGTTTGCTTCAGATGGAGACTTTTTACCGTTTGTAAATGAAGCTGAAGATGGTTACGACACTGTAGAGTGGGCCGCTTCGCTCCCCTATTCGACCGGAAAAGTCGGGATGTTCGGCTTATCGTACTATGGTTTTACTCAATTACTCGCAGCGAGCGCACGTCCACCTCACCTAGAATGTATGGTGCCAGCGATGACATTAAATGACCAGCGCAACAGTCTTGCCTTTAACAATGGCCCTTATGAATTAGGTTTATTCGAAACCTGGACCCTTGAATCCATCGTACCTGACCTAGTCAAACGGACCTATACTGAACCTGATACCTACAAAAAGAAAATGATGACGATGGCTGAATTTTATAATGACATCCAAAATTGGTATCCCTATGCTCCTGTCAACGAATGGCCGCCTGTTCAAGAACTCGGTGTCGCCGATTTTTTCGTTCAATCGCTAACCAAAGATTTGGATGACGATGATTGGCGTAAGACAAGCATCACCCATAAGTATGAATCGTTCGATGTTCCCGCTTATCATATTGGGGGATGGTACGATGCCTTGCTACCTTCGACGATCGACAATTTTACTGAAATGAAGAAAAACATTGAAGGCTCTCATGGTGAAAACAAACAAAAATTAATCATCGGCCCATGGGGACACGGGGATTTTGGTTCCGTCATTGGTGAACGTTCTTTCGGCATCCATGCATCCGAAGATTGGATCAACTATCATGAAGACCTTACCGACTTGCACCTGCGTTGGTTTGATTATTGGCTGAAAGGCATTGAAACACACATTACTGACGAAGCACCGATTAAACTATTTGTCATGGGGATCAATCAATGGCGGGATGAACAGGAATGGCCGTTGGCCCGAACACAGTATATTCCATACTACTTCCATAGCAATGGCCGAGCGAATACAAAGGATGGTGACGGGCGGCTAGCCCCGGAAGAACCTATCCATGAGCCAACCGATCACTTTTTATATGACCCGGCTGACCCTGTCCCCACCCATGGCGGTCCAACATTATATTCTGGCATACAAACAATGGGACCGCGTGACCAACGTTCGATTGAAGAAAGGACCGATGTCCTTGTCTATTCATCTGAAGGGTTAGAGAAGTCCTTGGAAGTGACCGGTCCGGTAAAAGTATATCTGTGGGCGAAAAGCGACGCCCCTGACACAGACTTCAGCGCCAAACTAATCGATGTATGTCCAGATGGAACTGCCTATCACTTGACAGAAGGGATCGTTCGTGCGAAATATCGGAATGGGTTTACGCCTGAGGAACCACTTAGTGGAGAAGTCACCCAATATGAGATTGACCTTTGGGCAACAAGTTATGTGTTTTTACCCGATCATTGTGTCAGAGTCGAGATATCATCAAGCAGTTTTCCACGATTTGATACCAACTTGAACACCGGAGAAACAATGATTAGTAGTGATACGTTTCAGACAGCGAAGCAGACGATTTTTCATGAACAAGACTATCCCTCCCACATTCTATTGCCGATCATTAATTAA
- a CDS encoding betaine/proline/choline family ABC transporter ATP-binding protein (Members of the family are the ATP-binding subunit of ABC transporters for substrates such as betaine, L-proline or other amino acids, choline, carnitine, etc. The substrate specificity is best determined from the substrate-binding subunit, rather than this subunit, as it interacts with the permease subunit and not with substrate directly.) produces the protein MLTFENVSKVYAGDKKAVEHLSLDVQTGEFIVFIGPSGCGKTTTMKMINRIIEPSEGSIYVGGENILQQNAVELRRSIGYVIQQIGLFPHMTIRDNIALVTKLLKWPEDKRHARAEELLKLVDMPSDYLNRYPHELSGGQQQRIGVLRALAADPPLILMDEPFGALDPITRDTLQEEFKKLQQSLGKTIVFVTHDMDEALKLADRIVIMRDGQMVQVGTPDDIIRNPANEFVEEFIGKDRLVQAQPDIRTVGQIMNPDPAVITEQHSLSEAIQYMKQKRVDSLLVIDQENTLKGFIDIEIIDHHHRKGLNVGDVMDPSPYSVEKQALLRDTIHRILKRGTKNVPVVDTDHRLVGIVTRASLADVVYDSIWGESEVLTTIS, from the coding sequence TTGCTGACTTTTGAAAATGTATCCAAAGTATATGCCGGAGATAAAAAGGCGGTTGAGCATCTATCGCTTGATGTACAAACGGGCGAGTTCATTGTTTTTATTGGACCAAGTGGGTGTGGGAAAACCACAACAATGAAAATGATCAATCGCATTATTGAACCGTCAGAAGGAAGTATTTATGTGGGCGGGGAGAATATTTTACAACAAAATGCGGTTGAATTACGGCGTTCAATCGGTTATGTCATTCAACAGATTGGTTTATTTCCACATATGACTATTAGAGATAATATCGCGCTTGTGACCAAACTATTAAAATGGCCCGAGGATAAGCGGCATGCCCGTGCTGAAGAACTATTAAAACTCGTAGATATGCCTTCAGATTACCTTAACCGCTACCCACACGAATTAAGCGGGGGACAACAACAGCGGATTGGCGTACTACGTGCGTTAGCCGCAGACCCGCCATTAATATTAATGGATGAGCCTTTCGGTGCTCTTGACCCAATTACGAGAGATACGTTACAAGAAGAATTTAAAAAACTTCAACAAAGTCTTGGTAAGACAATCGTGTTCGTGACTCATGACATGGATGAGGCCTTAAAATTAGCCGATCGTATTGTCATTATGCGGGATGGACAAATGGTTCAAGTGGGTACACCTGATGATATTATCCGAAACCCTGCCAATGAATTTGTAGAGGAATTTATCGGTAAAGATCGTCTCGTTCAGGCACAGCCAGATATCCGCACAGTCGGACAAATTATGAACCCTGATCCCGCTGTGATTACCGAACAACATTCATTATCGGAAGCTATCCAATACATGAAACAAAAACGCGTCGATTCTCTACTCGTAATCGATCAAGAAAACACATTGAAAGGCTTTATCGATATTGAGATCATCGATCACCATCATAGGAAAGGTCTTAATGTCGGTGATGTGATGGATCCATCACCTTATAGCGTGGAAAAACAAGCCTTACTCCGGGATACAATCCACCGGATTTTGAAACGAGGAACGAAAAACGTTCCCGTCGTTGACACCGACCATCGTTTAGTGGGGATTGTTACTCGCGCAAGTCTTGCAGATGTGGTTTATGACTCTATCTGGGGTGAGTCAGAAGTACTCACAACCATTAGCTAA